The following nucleotide sequence is from Melioribacteraceae bacterium.
TTTCATCAAATAAGATTCATATTCTTTCGTGTTACGAGGATCGATTGCAAGCTTTACTAAAATAATATTCTCGTTAGAACAAATTACACGAGCAATCAAGTAAGAATTTTTTAGATCATGATGGATTTTATAGGCAAGCGTATCTAATTCAACATGCTGATATTCGATCGATGATTTCGATTGAAATTCGTTGCTTGGAATTTCAAAATCAGATTTGCCATCAGAGTAGCTATAATTTTTTGCGGTTGATTTATAAAACGTAACCCCTTTATCAACATCAATTACGAAACAAAAAATGATATAGACGATCCCTGCTAGAATTGCTAAAACATACTTTGGGGATATTGCTTCGTTTTGCCTCATGCTTTAAAATAGAAAAGTGCCGCATCAAAATAAAGCCAATGACACGACACCTTTACCAGCCGTAAAATTTATATTTAATCTGAGTTTTTACTTTTGTAAGCAACGTAAGAGATAAAAACAATTCCCACAACAAAAGAGGCAAAAACCAATAAAGCTGAATATACAATTGTACTAAGTGTCACAATAAAAGACCCTTTGTATTTTTAATTACAAATATAGCATTAAGTTTATTTTTGACAATGAGGTATATCACATTCATACTTTTCAATAGAAAAACTGTATATTTCGCCAAGGAGACATGGTTGAATAAACCTGGGCAATGAACTTAGTTGGGCATTGTCCGTCTCCATTTTTAGCATACTTTTGTTGATAAAAGGAAAGTTCGAGCTACTTAATTGATTTTTCAAAATGCTGATAATCTTTCTTCGTTGTCCAATCCCCACCCCATTCCCAACCTCGTTTTTTGAAAATTTTAACAATAACTGACTCTGCTGTTATTGTACCAGTTTGTTTGGGATTGTATTTACTCCCTGAAGGAGAAACTTTTTTACCCACTATGTAAGGATTTTGGAAAGGATTTAGGTCGACTGCAAAACCGTATGCATGATTAGATAATTTTTCTGTTCCAGCAATAAACCTATAATTAAATGCCGAAGAATTATTATCTGCCATTGATTTTTCATCATCCCAGCCATACTTCACAATTGGAATCACTTTTTCAATAGGAAATCTTTTTGCAAGGAGTTCATCAAAAATTTCTTTTAGCTCGGCAGAGAGTTGTTTATGAATTACAATTTGTCCTTTATGAATTTTCTCATCAAAAGAAATGTACATCACATTTATGAGAGTGAGATTCTTCCTAACTTCCAAAGGAAATTCGAGTCCGGCGACTGCTTCGTCAAACGTCATATCCGAATCTACTATAATGCTGCTGTATTCTTGCATATAGAATTTTTGATTACTTAATAGAAATATTATTAGCAAATAGAAAAGCGATGATTTCATATTTCTTAAAAAACTTTATTATTATATAAAACAATTTTTCCAAATTCACTAATTCTTTAATTCAATTTATCAAAGATAAATGTTAGTTTAAGAGCAAAATTTTGTGAAAATAATGGTTTCAACTCATATTCTCAGTAAATCGACTTTTCTAAAAGGTCTTCAGTGCGATAAGCATCTTTATCTTTATAAAAATAATAAGGAATTACTTGACCCACTTAGTGAGATGCAGCAAGCAATATTTGCAAGGGGGACGGATGTAGGTAAATTTGCTCAAAAACTTTTCCCAAACGGAGTAGATGTTTCACCAAACTCACCGATGAATTTCGTTAAATCGATTGAACAAACCGAACAACTGATGAATGCCAAGGAAAAAGTAATTTACGAAGCTGCTTTTGTTTATGATGACGTCTTAGCCGCAGCAGATATTGTAGTAAAAAATAAAGACGGCTGGAATATTTTTGAAGTGAAGAGCTCAACATCTGTAAATGAGGTTCACTTAAACGATGCTGCAGTTCAATACTGGATAATCAGCAATCTGGGTTATAAAGTAAATGATATAGCAATCATTTATATAAACAATCAGTATGTTAGGAATGGCAAACTTGATATTAATTCGTTATTCAAATTTGAATCGGTATTGGAATCTGTTATTAAAAAACAAATTTTTGTATCGAAAGAAATTGCTAGACAAAAGAAAGTACTTGAAAAAAATGCAGTCCCAAAAGTAGATATCGGGATGCATTGCACAGATCCTTATCCATGCGGATTTATCGGCTATTGTTGGGACCATATTCCACAAAATTCTGTGTTTGATATTTCCGGTATGCATCTCAGAAGGAAATTTGAGCTTTATGACCAGGGAATAATAAAGATGGAAGATATTCCCGAAGATGCCGGATTAAATTCAAATCAATGGATGCAAATAGAGGGAACGCTAAAGAATAAAGAAATAATTGACAAAGAAGCAATCAGTGAATTTTTAAAGACAATTAATTACCCTATGTTCTTTGTGGATTTTGAATCATTTCAGCCACCGATTCCTTTATATGATTATTCAAAACCATATCAACAAATCCCATTTCAATATTCTGTTCATTACAAAGAAACTGCTTCTAGTGAACTTATACACTTTGAATTTTTGGCTGATCCTCATATTGATCCAAGAATTCCGTTTATTGAAAATTTGATAAAGGTACTTGGTGATAAAGGCGATA
It contains:
- a CDS encoding M15 family metallopeptidase, with amino-acid sequence MKSSLFYLLIIFLLSNQKFYMQEYSSIIVDSDMTFDEAVAGLEFPLEVRKNLTLINVMYISFDEKIHKGQIVIHKQLSAELKEIFDELLAKRFPIEKVIPIVKYGWDDEKSMADNNSSAFNYRFIAGTEKLSNHAYGFAVDLNPFQNPYIVGKKVSPSGSKYNPKQTGTITAESVIVKIFKKRGWEWGGDWTTKKDYQHFEKSIK
- a CDS encoding DUF2779 domain-containing protein, with the translated sequence MVSTHILSKSTFLKGLQCDKHLYLYKNNKELLDPLSEMQQAIFARGTDVGKFAQKLFPNGVDVSPNSPMNFVKSIEQTEQLMNAKEKVIYEAAFVYDDVLAAADIVVKNKDGWNIFEVKSSTSVNEVHLNDAAVQYWIISNLGYKVNDIAIIYINNQYVRNGKLDINSLFKFESVLESVIKKQIFVSKEIARQKKVLEKNAVPKVDIGMHCTDPYPCGFIGYCWDHIPQNSVFDISGMHLRRKFELYDQGIIKMEDIPEDAGLNSNQWMQIEGTLKNKEIIDKEAISEFLKTINYPMFFVDFESFQPPIPLYDYSKPYQQIPFQYSVHYKETASSELIHFEFLADPHIDPRIPFIENLIKVLGDKGDIIVYNKSFEMTRLKEIARDHPKYSDKIDKLLDRVKDIMLPFQKKYYYTPEMQGSYSIKYVLPALVPELSYADLQIGDGGTASLAYESLLNMDDFIKIDEIKKQLLEYCKLDTFAMVRILDRLENLVGI